In the genome of Flavobacteriaceae bacterium YJPT1-3, the window GAATTCAATAAGGGATATGACACGGTACTGGGCGAACGCGGAATCACATTGTCGGGAGGACAGAAACAACGAGTTTCTATTGCCAGAGCGCTCATCAGAGATCCACAGATCCTATTGCTGGACGACTGTCTCTCGGCCGTAGATACAGAAACGGAAGAAGAGATCTTAAAGAATTTAAAACGGGAAACCCAGCAAAAAACGACCATTATTGTAAGTCACCGGATTTCTTCAGCCAAAAATGCCGATACGATCCTCGTTTTGGAAGAAGGCCATATTGTGCAACAAGGCACTCATGATGAACTCATTAAGAATGAAGGCTACTATCGCGAACTCTATGAAAAACAACGTGACGAAAAAGATTTGTAATCGTTTTGTTGTATCCGTTTGATTTTTTTTCATTTTTGATGCTTATGTTAAAACAATCTAAATTCTGATTATGGGCCAATACGACGGGCAGGCGAATGAAGAGATTTTCTCAAAAGTGATGCGAGCAGGTAGAAGAACGTATTTCTTCGATGTGCGTTCAACCAAAGCCGGTGACTATTACCTGACCATTACCGAAAGCAAGAAGTTCACCAATGACGATGGATCGTTTCACTACAAGAAACACAAGATCTACCTGTATAAAGAAGACTTCGCCGATTTTACGGAGCACCTCCAGGAGATGACTGATTTTATTTTGGAGCAGAAAGGAAACGAAGTGATTAGTGAGCGTCATCAAAAAGACTTCAAAAAAGAAAATCAAGACGATAAAGAGGAAGTCACCGCTCCGGCAGAAAGCAGCGTCGATAAGTTTACTGATATAAGCTTCGACGATATCTAAGCTTAGGCTCTTAAAAATATCTTAAGACCGTTCTCCTAACATGGGGAACGGTCTTTTTATTTATATCTTCCTGCCACTAAAAATTTCTGACTATGCAAAAATTGTTACTCTCGCTCTGCTTACTCTTTTGTTTCACATTTTCCTGGGCCCAGGAGGGCAACCCGTCTATGGACTATTACCTTCCGGATGGGGTGACCTATGATGCATCCATTCCTACCCCTGAGGAGGTGATTGGGTTTGTACCCGGAAAGTGGCACGTCAGTCACGATAAATTGGCTCAGTACATGATGAAACTCGCAGAGGTGTCCCCGCGTATCACTATTGAAAATCGCGGCAAAACATTTGAAGAGCGACCGGTTCTTTTATTGACCATCACAAGTCCTGCCAATCATCAAAACATCGAACAGATCAGACAGAATCATGTCGCTTTGACCGAAAACGGTGCGGCATCGCTCAATACAGAAAACATGCCCGTGGTGGTGTATCAGGGTATGTCCATACACGGGAACGAACCCAGTGGGGCCAATGCCGGTCTGGTACTCGCCTATTATTTGGCGGCTGCTCAGGGACCCAAAATAGATCAACTGCTCAACAATACGGTCATCTTATTTGACCCTTCGTTCAATCCGGACGGCTTACAGCGTTTTGCCTATTGGGCCAATACCAATAAAGCACAGAACATCAATGCAGATCCGCAGGATCGCGAATACGATGAAGTCTGGCCGGGTGGACGCACCAATCATTACTGGTTTGACATGAATCGGGATTGGCTGCCGGTACAATTGCCGGAGAGTCGGGCACGGATCAAAACCTTCCACGACTGGTATCCTAGCATTTTGACCGACCATCATGAGATGGGTAGTAACTCGACCTTCTTCTTCCAACCGGGAATCCCTTCACGCACTCACCCACTCACCCCGGACATGAATCAGGAACTGACCAAAGAGATCGGAACCTATCACGCCAAAGCCCTGGACGGAATCCAATCCCTCTACTACAGTGAGGAGGATTACGACGATTTCTATTATGGTAAAGGATCGACCTTTCCCGATATCAACGGAAGCATTGGAATTCTTTTCGAACAAGGGAGCTCGCGCGGACATGCCCAGGAAACGGACAACGGAATACTCACCTTCCCCTTTACCATCCGCAATCAATTTACAGCCGCTTTATCCACCCTGGAAGCTGCTCAGAATATGCGGGTCAAGTTGCTCAACTACCAACGCAATTTTTACAAGGAAGCTCGTCAGGAAAAACTTAAAGGCGCCTACGCCTTTGGGGATGAAAAAGACGCGGCCTCGGTATACCACTTAGCTGAAATCCTGGACCGCCATCAGATTAAATTTCACGAGGTGGCTTCTGATTTTAAAGCCAATGGAAAAACCTTTAAGCCCGGTTACAGCTATATCGTACCTAAAGATCAAAAACAACAACGCCTACTGAAGGCCATGTTTGAACGACGCACCCAGTTTGAGGACAGTCTGTTCTATGATATTTCGGCCTGGACCTTCCCGCTTGCTTTTAATTTGGATTTTACGGAGAATGCCTCCCTGTCGAATGCAGGTGCTGAAGTCACCAACCTGGAACAGCGTAAACCTCAGACTGTGGCTCCGTCCAATTACGCCTACCTTATGGAGTGGCACGAATATTATGCGCCTAAAGCCTTAAATGCCATTCTGGA includes:
- a CDS encoding PUR family DNA/RNA-binding protein; amino-acid sequence: MGQYDGQANEEIFSKVMRAGRRTYFFDVRSTKAGDYYLTITESKKFTNDDGSFHYKKHKIYLYKEDFADFTEHLQEMTDFILEQKGNEVISERHQKDFKKENQDDKEEVTAPAESSVDKFTDISFDDI
- a CDS encoding M14 family metallopeptidase, which codes for MQKLLLSLCLLFCFTFSWAQEGNPSMDYYLPDGVTYDASIPTPEEVIGFVPGKWHVSHDKLAQYMMKLAEVSPRITIENRGKTFEERPVLLLTITSPANHQNIEQIRQNHVALTENGAASLNTENMPVVVYQGMSIHGNEPSGANAGLVLAYYLAAAQGPKIDQLLNNTVILFDPSFNPDGLQRFAYWANTNKAQNINADPQDREYDEVWPGGRTNHYWFDMNRDWLPVQLPESRARIKTFHDWYPSILTDHHEMGSNSTFFFQPGIPSRTHPLTPDMNQELTKEIGTYHAKALDGIQSLYYSEEDYDDFYYGKGSTFPDINGSIGILFEQGSSRGHAQETDNGILTFPFTIRNQFTAALSTLEAAQNMRVKLLNYQRNFYKEARQEKLKGAYAFGDEKDAASVYHLAEILDRHQIKFHEVASDFKANGKTFKPGYSYIVPKDQKQQRLLKAMFERRTQFEDSLFYDISAWTFPLAFNLDFTENASLSNAGAEVTNLEQRKPQTVAPSNYAYLMEWHEYYAPKALNAILEKDLRAKVAMQPFSLGGKQYDYGTIMIPVQDQELNQKALAEFLNEVALASHIDITAVNTGLSEGSDLGSREFRALKPAKIALVVGEGVTSYDAGEIWHLLDTRYDIKVTKLDTRNFGRTDLSTYTDIILPNSWGSALGKNDAEKLQAWVRNGGTLIGYRNAARWFKANKMLDIDFVETENPATNVSFEQRGDFNGAQVIGGAIFEASQDRSHPINFGYKNDRIPLFRNTTLFVKADSTSYRNPIQYTKNPLLSGYISKINLKAIPETRPFVHRSLGRGEVILFTDNTNFRAFWYGTNKLMMNAIFFGDEM